One segment of Clavelina lepadiformis chromosome 2, kaClaLepa1.1, whole genome shotgun sequence DNA contains the following:
- the LOC143445420 gene encoding small ribosomal subunit protein bS18m-like: MLLSKTSVGALHLKNTLLFLIPCSNNWMYPKGTASDSSKHDNKSASDDFPVSMENPYKSFPERCTLCGVKVDYKNVQLLSQFVSSFTGLRLPPKITPLCERKYKEVTRAIQLSRKAGLMPYTLKETTFLDDPVLTSKQSFKS; this comes from the exons ATGTTGCTGTCAAAAACAAGTGTTGGAGCTTTACATCTTAAGAAtacattgttatttttaataccatgCAGTAATAACTGGATGTACCCAAAGGGCACTGCTAGTGACTCTAGCAAACATGATAACAAATCTGCATCAGATGATTTTCCCGTCAGTATGGAAAATCCATATAAATCATTTCCAGAAAGATGTACATTGTGTGGAGTTAAGGTTGATTATAAGAACGTTCAGCTATTGTCTCAGTTTGTTTCATCTTTCACAGGTCTACGATTACCACCAAAAATAACAC CTTTGTGTGAGCGGAAGTATAAAGAAGTAACTCGTGCCATTCAGCTGTCTCGCAAAGCTGGATTGATGCCTTACACTTTGAAAGAAACAACATTTTTGGATGATCCAGTTTTAACAAGCAAGCAGtcttttaaaagttaa
- the LOC143445419 gene encoding uncharacterized protein LOC143445419 produces the protein MSTHINTKMLSVDLDLVEELSAIRQEMKDLYCKLWMQLIEKIDEMHKEIRTIHHKISLSSNQIKDISVHHESENITVCNENDTFWPIVSEYPSGCTDPCYKSNSKYEDVNEVYDNNSDKSHDSIPVPVVLEVTTSNPEDDLQFIISKDTSEQSSLPERNVESSDEMSKFLYDESTHIANCSDRHCMLCQSLCVGSKTKTDINQQSQWKCSICLKYFRRKYNLKNHMRCHTGEKPFKCPVCNHLFRTKQALNYHFHKHDQKFDSAKLKERSVFKVQVSTHAEAHRKNLVQEMIDIRDTERPTIEQTIESELDGERIGQELSIHLNRTMQTQESQKAANEEGPWKCPVCSKGFQRKANLKSHVRTHTGEKPYQCSVCFRRFAVPYSLNVHKRTHQK, from the exons ATGAGCACTCATATAAACACTAAGATGCTGTCTGTTGATTTGGATTTAGTTGAAGAGTTATCTGCAATTCGCCAAGAAATGAAGGATCTTTATTGCAAACTTTGGATGCAATTGATTGAGAAGATTGATGAAATGCACAAGGAAATTAGAACAATTCATCACAAAATATCTTTAAGTTCAAATCAGATAAAAGACATATCTGTTCATCATGAATCAGAAAACATCACTGTGTGTAATGAAAATGATACTTTCTGGCCCATTGTGAGTGAATATCCTTCAGGGTGTACTGACCCATGTTACAAGAGTAATTCAAAATATGAAGATGTGAATGAAGTGTATGATAATAATTCTGATAAAAGCCATGATAGCATACCTGTTCCAGTTGTTCTTGAAGTAACTACATCAAATCCAGAGGATGATTTACAATTTATTATAAGCAAAGACACTTCAGAGCAATCATCACTTCCAGAAAGGAACGTTGAGAGCTCAGATGAAATGTCAAAGTTTTTATACGATGAGTCAACACATATAGCAAACTGCAGTGACAGGCACTGTATGTTATGCCAAAGTTTATGTGTTGGATCCAAAACTAAGACTGATATAAATCAACAAAGTCAGTGGAAATGTAGCATATGCTTGAAATACTTCCGTCGAAAATACAACCTGAAGAATCATATGAGATGTCACACTGGTGAAAAACCTTTCAAATGTCCTGTATGTAACCACTTGTTCAGAACTAAACAAGCACTCAACTATCATTTTCATAAACATGATCAGAAGTTTGATTCAGCAAAACTGAAAGAAAGAAGTGTATTTAAG GTACAAGTCTCAACACATGCAGAGGCTCATAGGAAAAATTTGGTTCAAGAAATGATAGATATAAGAGATACAGAGAGACCTACAATTGAACAAACTATTGAGTCTGAACTTGACGGAGAACGCATTGGGCAAGAATTATCGATACATTTAAACCGTACCATGCAGACTCAAGAATCACAAAAGGCAGCAAATGAAGAAGGTCCTTGGAAATGCCCAGTATGTTCTAAAGGTTTTCAAAGAAAAGCAAATTTGAAAAGTCATGTGAGAACCCATACTGGGGAAAAACCGTATCAATGCAGTGTTTGTTTTCGGAGATTTGCTGTTCCTTACAGCCTTAATGTACACAAGCGGACACATCAAAAGTGA
- the LOC143445418 gene encoding hepatocyte growth factor-regulated tyrosine kinase substrate-like isoform X3: MSYLQPMQDKATSNLLLEPDLDSMLQLCDMIRGGEIKPREAALIVKTRVIEEKNPHVQLFSLSVLDTLMKNCGDMFHTEVITESYMESLKEVAKNSTSDKVKNKLLEMIQSWGIGFKEKTKLNVATNLYNIMKAEGFNFPPASDTSDMFKSEKAPTWSDGDECGKCKSEFGLVTRKHHCRACGGIFCGKCTSKQAIIPKFGIEKEVRVCDSCYNTLKISAKSSKLESDLPAEYLSSALAKQSQEPPKRDEAALKEEEELQLALALSLDEQANRERIRKEQITSDPVYGTVNKPVVASAPVPTQPHTVDPVVDPDLARYLNRSYWDKKKVEQEKKQPDKEVNSVSSERVVKKSTKEADIVDNEPGVIEAAKENPAEPAKQEEVLQNGGNDEIPDHSELLRNLQTSVEIFVNRMRSDKMRGRSIANDSTVQSLFQSINNMHPTLIQFMNELEEKRLHQEALQDKLVQLKDARAALDALRTEHAEKLRRAAEEAERLRQIQMAKKLELMRQKKQEYLAYQRQVALQRMQEQEAARQARLEQQKQFIQQRAMQPSMIVAGYNTQYLPPQTTAGDIGQEQVPQQQSPYMPYSGYVPQQRGQSSQPYQPQTMYTPVQQGNAGYAPANFNNTGAYDTSAYQQPGVTTTPNMQSVQPNMDAYNMSDMNTALPTQTVSATGAPTLQQQVVATAPPATPQPGQNPQQMMTAQADPMSGYQMQQQHMYQQQPISQQDMQGVPTNQPTAQQPYVQEPLISFD; this comes from the exons ATGTCTTATCTACAACCTATGCAAG ACAAGGCCACCAGTAATTTGTTGCTGGAGCCGGACTTGGACAGCATGTTGCAGTTATGTGATATGATTCGTGGTGGCGAAATAAAACCAAGAGAAGCTGCTCTCATCGTTAAAACAAGAGTCATTGAGGAAAAGAATCCACATgtacaacttttttcattaagT GTCTTGGACACTCTTATGAAAAACTGTGGAGATATGTTTCACACTGAGGTTATAACTGAATCTTACATGGAAAGCCTTAAAGAAGTGGCAAAG AACTCAACTTCAGACAAAGTCAAGAATAAATTGCTAGAAATGATACAATCCTGGGGCATTGGTTTTAAGGAGAAAACAAAGCTTAACGTTGCAACCAACCTTTACAACATAATGAAGGCAGAGG GTTTCAATTTTCCACCCGCTTCGGATACAAGTGATATGTTTAAGTCAGAAAAA GCACCAACTTGGTCTGATGGTGATGAATGTGGTAAATGCAAGTCAGAGTTTGGACTGGTTACCAGAAAG CATCACTGCCGTGCTTGTGGTGGaattttttgtggaaaatgcACAAGCAAGCAAGCGATCATACCAAAGTTTGGGATAGAGAAAGAAGTTCGCGTTTGTGACTCTTGCTATAATACCCTAAA AATATCTGCCAAATCATCAAAATTGGAGTCAGATCTTCCAGCAGAATATCTCAGCAGTGCCCTTGCAAAGCAAAGTCAG GAGCCTCCTAAGCGGGATGAAGCAGCTTTGAAGGAAGAGGAAGAACTACAACTGGCATTGGCTCTTTCTTTAGATGAGCAAGCAAACAGAGAGAGGATCCGCAAGGAGCAGATTACGAGTGATCCTGTTTATGGAACTGTTAACAAGCCTGTTGTAGCATCAGCACCTGTACCTACCCAACCGCACACTGTT GACCCTGTGGTGGATCCCGATCTGGCACGTTACCTAAATAGGTCTTATTGGGATAAAAAGAAAGTTGAACAGGAGAAAAAGCAACCGGATAAA GAAGTAAACTCTGTATCAAGTGAAAGGGTAGTGAAAAAGTCTACGAAAGAAGCAGACATTGTTGACAATGAACCTGGTGTCATTGAAGCTGCAAAGGAAAATCCTGCTGAACCAGCTAAACAGGAGGAA GTGCTTCAAAATGGTGGAAATGATGAAATTCCCGATCATTCTGAGCTACTGCGCAATCTACAGACCAgtgttgaaatttttgtcaacCGGATGCGTTCTGACAAGATGCGTGGACGTTCTATTGCCAATGACTCAACTGTGCAATCACTTTTCCAAAGCATAAACAACATGCATCCCACTTTGATTCAGTTTATGAATGAACTGGAAGAAAAACGAT TACACCAAGAAGCTCTGCAAGACAAGCTCGTTCAGCTGAAAGATGCGAGAGCTGCATTGGATGCACTGCGAACTGAACATGCAGAAAAGCTGAGGCGAGCCGCAGAAGAAGCAGAAAGGCTAAGGCAGATACAGATGGCTAAAAAACTTGAGCTTATGAGACAAAAGAAGCAG GAATATTTGGCTTACCAAAGGCAAGTTGCTTTGCAACGTATGCAAGAGCAAGAAGCAGCGAGACAGGCAAGACTTGAGCAGCAAAAGCAGTTCATCCAGCAAAGGGCAATGCAGCCATCAATGATTGTTGCTGGTTACAACACCCAG TATCTTCCTCCTCAAACTACTGCCGGGGATATCGGACAGGAGCAAGTACCGCAACAACAAA GCCCGTATATGCCGTATAGTGGTTATGTTCCGCAACAACGTGGTCAATCGTCTCAGCCCTATCAACCTCAAACAATG tataCACCAGTGCAACAAGGCAACGCAGGATATGCTCCTGCCAATTTTAACAATACCGGTGCTTACGACACAAGCGCTTACCAGCAACCA GGAGTGACTACTACACCTAATATGCAAAGTGTACAACCAAACATGG ATGCATACAACATGTCTGACATGAACACAGCTTTACCGACCCAAACTGTGTCCGCTACAGGTGCCCCTACCCTACAGCAGCAG GTTGTAGCTACTGCCCCACCAGCGACTCCACAACCTGGTCAGAACCCACAGCAGATGATGACGGCGCAGGCCGATCCCATGTCTGGTTACCAGATGCAACAACAGCACATGTACCAGCAACAGCCCATTTCACAG CAGGACATGCAAGGAGTTCCAACCAATCAGCCTACAGCCCAACAGCCTTATGTTCAAGAACCCCTGATATCATTTGACTAG
- the LOC143445418 gene encoding hepatocyte growth factor-regulated tyrosine kinase substrate-like isoform X1 gives MFRSKSNFEKVFDKATSNLLLEPDLDSMLQLCDMIRGGEIKPREAALIVKTRVIEEKNPHVQLFSLSVLDTLMKNCGDMFHTEVITESYMESLKEVAKNSTSDKVKNKLLEMIQSWGIGFKEKTKLNVATNLYNIMKAEGFNFPPASDTSDMFKSEKAPTWSDGDECGKCKSEFGLVTRKHHCRACGGIFCGKCTSKQAIIPKFGIEKEVRVCDSCYNTLKISAKSSKLESDLPAEYLSSALAKQSQEPPKRDEAALKEEEELQLALALSLDEQANRERIRKEQITSDPVYGTVNKPVVASAPVPTQPHTVDPVVDPDLARYLNRSYWDKKKVEQEKKQPDKEVNSVSSERVVKKSTKEADIVDNEPGVIEAAKENPAEPAKQEEVLQNGGNDEIPDHSELLRNLQTSVEIFVNRMRSDKMRGRSIANDSTVQSLFQSINNMHPTLIQFMNELEEKRLHQEALQDKLVQLKDARAALDALRTEHAEKLRRAAEEAERLRQIQMAKKLELMRQKKQEYLAYQRQVALQRMQEQEAARQARLEQQKQFIQQRAMQPSMIVAGYNTQYLPPQTTAGDIGQEQVPQQQSPYMPYSGYVPQQRGQSSQPYQPQTMYTPVQQGNAGYAPANFNNTGAYDTSAYQQPGVTTTPNMQSVQPNMDAYNMSDMNTALPTQTVSATGAPTLQQQVVATAPPATPQPGQNPQQMMTAQADPMSGYQMQQQHMYQQQPISQQDMQGVPTNQPTAQQPYVQEPLISFD, from the exons ATGTTTCGCTCCAAATCAAACTTTGAAAAGGTGTTTG ACAAGGCCACCAGTAATTTGTTGCTGGAGCCGGACTTGGACAGCATGTTGCAGTTATGTGATATGATTCGTGGTGGCGAAATAAAACCAAGAGAAGCTGCTCTCATCGTTAAAACAAGAGTCATTGAGGAAAAGAATCCACATgtacaacttttttcattaagT GTCTTGGACACTCTTATGAAAAACTGTGGAGATATGTTTCACACTGAGGTTATAACTGAATCTTACATGGAAAGCCTTAAAGAAGTGGCAAAG AACTCAACTTCAGACAAAGTCAAGAATAAATTGCTAGAAATGATACAATCCTGGGGCATTGGTTTTAAGGAGAAAACAAAGCTTAACGTTGCAACCAACCTTTACAACATAATGAAGGCAGAGG GTTTCAATTTTCCACCCGCTTCGGATACAAGTGATATGTTTAAGTCAGAAAAA GCACCAACTTGGTCTGATGGTGATGAATGTGGTAAATGCAAGTCAGAGTTTGGACTGGTTACCAGAAAG CATCACTGCCGTGCTTGTGGTGGaattttttgtggaaaatgcACAAGCAAGCAAGCGATCATACCAAAGTTTGGGATAGAGAAAGAAGTTCGCGTTTGTGACTCTTGCTATAATACCCTAAA AATATCTGCCAAATCATCAAAATTGGAGTCAGATCTTCCAGCAGAATATCTCAGCAGTGCCCTTGCAAAGCAAAGTCAG GAGCCTCCTAAGCGGGATGAAGCAGCTTTGAAGGAAGAGGAAGAACTACAACTGGCATTGGCTCTTTCTTTAGATGAGCAAGCAAACAGAGAGAGGATCCGCAAGGAGCAGATTACGAGTGATCCTGTTTATGGAACTGTTAACAAGCCTGTTGTAGCATCAGCACCTGTACCTACCCAACCGCACACTGTT GACCCTGTGGTGGATCCCGATCTGGCACGTTACCTAAATAGGTCTTATTGGGATAAAAAGAAAGTTGAACAGGAGAAAAAGCAACCGGATAAA GAAGTAAACTCTGTATCAAGTGAAAGGGTAGTGAAAAAGTCTACGAAAGAAGCAGACATTGTTGACAATGAACCTGGTGTCATTGAAGCTGCAAAGGAAAATCCTGCTGAACCAGCTAAACAGGAGGAA GTGCTTCAAAATGGTGGAAATGATGAAATTCCCGATCATTCTGAGCTACTGCGCAATCTACAGACCAgtgttgaaatttttgtcaacCGGATGCGTTCTGACAAGATGCGTGGACGTTCTATTGCCAATGACTCAACTGTGCAATCACTTTTCCAAAGCATAAACAACATGCATCCCACTTTGATTCAGTTTATGAATGAACTGGAAGAAAAACGAT TACACCAAGAAGCTCTGCAAGACAAGCTCGTTCAGCTGAAAGATGCGAGAGCTGCATTGGATGCACTGCGAACTGAACATGCAGAAAAGCTGAGGCGAGCCGCAGAAGAAGCAGAAAGGCTAAGGCAGATACAGATGGCTAAAAAACTTGAGCTTATGAGACAAAAGAAGCAG GAATATTTGGCTTACCAAAGGCAAGTTGCTTTGCAACGTATGCAAGAGCAAGAAGCAGCGAGACAGGCAAGACTTGAGCAGCAAAAGCAGTTCATCCAGCAAAGGGCAATGCAGCCATCAATGATTGTTGCTGGTTACAACACCCAG TATCTTCCTCCTCAAACTACTGCCGGGGATATCGGACAGGAGCAAGTACCGCAACAACAAA GCCCGTATATGCCGTATAGTGGTTATGTTCCGCAACAACGTGGTCAATCGTCTCAGCCCTATCAACCTCAAACAATG tataCACCAGTGCAACAAGGCAACGCAGGATATGCTCCTGCCAATTTTAACAATACCGGTGCTTACGACACAAGCGCTTACCAGCAACCA GGAGTGACTACTACACCTAATATGCAAAGTGTACAACCAAACATGG ATGCATACAACATGTCTGACATGAACACAGCTTTACCGACCCAAACTGTGTCCGCTACAGGTGCCCCTACCCTACAGCAGCAG GTTGTAGCTACTGCCCCACCAGCGACTCCACAACCTGGTCAGAACCCACAGCAGATGATGACGGCGCAGGCCGATCCCATGTCTGGTTACCAGATGCAACAACAGCACATGTACCAGCAACAGCCCATTTCACAG CAGGACATGCAAGGAGTTCCAACCAATCAGCCTACAGCCCAACAGCCTTATGTTCAAGAACCCCTGATATCATTTGACTAG
- the LOC143445418 gene encoding hepatocyte growth factor-regulated tyrosine kinase substrate-like isoform X2, translating to MFRSKSNFEKVFDKATSNLLLEPDLDSMLQLCDMIRGGEIKPREAALIVKTRVIEEKNPHVQLFSLSVLDTLMKNCGDMFHTEVITESYMESLKEVAKNSTSDKVKNKLLEMIQSWGIGFKEKTKLNVATNLYNIMKAEGFNFPPASDTSDMFKSEKAPTWSDGDECGKCKSEFGLVTRKHHCRACGGIFCGKCTSKQAIIPKFGIEKEVRVCDSCYNTLKISAKSSKLESDLPAEYLSSALAKQSQEPPKRDEAALKEEEELQLALALSLDEQANRERIRKEQITSDPVYGTVNKPVVASAPVPTQPHTVDPVVDPDLARYLNRSYWDKKKVEQEKKQPDKEVNSVSSERVVKKSTKEADIVDNEPGVIEAAKENPAEPAKQEEVLQNGGNDEIPDHSELLRNLQTSVEIFVNRMRSDKMRGRSIANDSTVQSLFQSINNMHPTLIQFMNELEEKRLHQEALQDKLVQLKDARAALDALRTEHAEKLRRAAEEAERLRQIQMAKKLELMRQKKQEYLAYQRQVALQRMQEQEAARQARLEQQKQFIQQRAMQPSMIVAGYNTQYLPPQTTAGDIGQEQVPQQQSPYMPYSGYVPQQRGQSSQPYQPQTMYTPVQQGNAGYAPANFNNTGAYDTSAYQQPGVTTTPNMQSVQPNMDAYNMSDMNTALPTQTVSATGAPTLQQQVVATAPPATPQPGQNPQQMMTAQADPMSGYQMQQQHMYQQQPISQDMQGVPTNQPTAQQPYVQEPLISFD from the exons ATGTTTCGCTCCAAATCAAACTTTGAAAAGGTGTTTG ACAAGGCCACCAGTAATTTGTTGCTGGAGCCGGACTTGGACAGCATGTTGCAGTTATGTGATATGATTCGTGGTGGCGAAATAAAACCAAGAGAAGCTGCTCTCATCGTTAAAACAAGAGTCATTGAGGAAAAGAATCCACATgtacaacttttttcattaagT GTCTTGGACACTCTTATGAAAAACTGTGGAGATATGTTTCACACTGAGGTTATAACTGAATCTTACATGGAAAGCCTTAAAGAAGTGGCAAAG AACTCAACTTCAGACAAAGTCAAGAATAAATTGCTAGAAATGATACAATCCTGGGGCATTGGTTTTAAGGAGAAAACAAAGCTTAACGTTGCAACCAACCTTTACAACATAATGAAGGCAGAGG GTTTCAATTTTCCACCCGCTTCGGATACAAGTGATATGTTTAAGTCAGAAAAA GCACCAACTTGGTCTGATGGTGATGAATGTGGTAAATGCAAGTCAGAGTTTGGACTGGTTACCAGAAAG CATCACTGCCGTGCTTGTGGTGGaattttttgtggaaaatgcACAAGCAAGCAAGCGATCATACCAAAGTTTGGGATAGAGAAAGAAGTTCGCGTTTGTGACTCTTGCTATAATACCCTAAA AATATCTGCCAAATCATCAAAATTGGAGTCAGATCTTCCAGCAGAATATCTCAGCAGTGCCCTTGCAAAGCAAAGTCAG GAGCCTCCTAAGCGGGATGAAGCAGCTTTGAAGGAAGAGGAAGAACTACAACTGGCATTGGCTCTTTCTTTAGATGAGCAAGCAAACAGAGAGAGGATCCGCAAGGAGCAGATTACGAGTGATCCTGTTTATGGAACTGTTAACAAGCCTGTTGTAGCATCAGCACCTGTACCTACCCAACCGCACACTGTT GACCCTGTGGTGGATCCCGATCTGGCACGTTACCTAAATAGGTCTTATTGGGATAAAAAGAAAGTTGAACAGGAGAAAAAGCAACCGGATAAA GAAGTAAACTCTGTATCAAGTGAAAGGGTAGTGAAAAAGTCTACGAAAGAAGCAGACATTGTTGACAATGAACCTGGTGTCATTGAAGCTGCAAAGGAAAATCCTGCTGAACCAGCTAAACAGGAGGAA GTGCTTCAAAATGGTGGAAATGATGAAATTCCCGATCATTCTGAGCTACTGCGCAATCTACAGACCAgtgttgaaatttttgtcaacCGGATGCGTTCTGACAAGATGCGTGGACGTTCTATTGCCAATGACTCAACTGTGCAATCACTTTTCCAAAGCATAAACAACATGCATCCCACTTTGATTCAGTTTATGAATGAACTGGAAGAAAAACGAT TACACCAAGAAGCTCTGCAAGACAAGCTCGTTCAGCTGAAAGATGCGAGAGCTGCATTGGATGCACTGCGAACTGAACATGCAGAAAAGCTGAGGCGAGCCGCAGAAGAAGCAGAAAGGCTAAGGCAGATACAGATGGCTAAAAAACTTGAGCTTATGAGACAAAAGAAGCAG GAATATTTGGCTTACCAAAGGCAAGTTGCTTTGCAACGTATGCAAGAGCAAGAAGCAGCGAGACAGGCAAGACTTGAGCAGCAAAAGCAGTTCATCCAGCAAAGGGCAATGCAGCCATCAATGATTGTTGCTGGTTACAACACCCAG TATCTTCCTCCTCAAACTACTGCCGGGGATATCGGACAGGAGCAAGTACCGCAACAACAAA GCCCGTATATGCCGTATAGTGGTTATGTTCCGCAACAACGTGGTCAATCGTCTCAGCCCTATCAACCTCAAACAATG tataCACCAGTGCAACAAGGCAACGCAGGATATGCTCCTGCCAATTTTAACAATACCGGTGCTTACGACACAAGCGCTTACCAGCAACCA GGAGTGACTACTACACCTAATATGCAAAGTGTACAACCAAACATGG ATGCATACAACATGTCTGACATGAACACAGCTTTACCGACCCAAACTGTGTCCGCTACAGGTGCCCCTACCCTACAGCAGCAG GTTGTAGCTACTGCCCCACCAGCGACTCCACAACCTGGTCAGAACCCACAGCAGATGATGACGGCGCAGGCCGATCCCATGTCTGGTTACCAGATGCAACAACAGCACATGTACCAGCAACAGCCCATTTCACAG GACATGCAAGGAGTTCCAACCAATCAGCCTACAGCCCAACAGCCTTATGTTCAAGAACCCCTGATATCATTTGACTAG
- the LOC143444883 gene encoding uncharacterized protein LOC143444883 has protein sequence MVQFAIYGLSIVPHTIVLSLLENLVSHLEICHDTKYISNTLKRFQTFVANRLSLIPKLSIPSQWRHVDTKRNPADIASRGLMPNEIKKAKLWFHGSEFLWNTDGQWPARPSSLPPLPDDNPELKEVKEVNSFTAIIGDNSFSKLLRRYSLFHKLHFRKKNIVEPKRGLISTMEMEEATKEIVRLVQMESFPAVIRTLGKCQEENSPNQSRGQWERARGRLQRSQVPDDIKHPMILPSRHEVTGLVMNHYHAMQGHCGTLHVLASIREQFWIVRGHSAVQYYLKRCLPCRVWKAKTGEQLMAPLPGARVTPGNRPYTNTEVDCMGPLMVKQGRSQVKRYGCIFTCLATRAIHIEIAFSLETSSFISAYRRFINRWGSSTKKIFSDNGSNFVGAERELHQGIQR, from the exons ATGGTGCAGTTTGCTATTTACGGTTTGTCGATTGTGCCACATACCATTGTTCTTTCGTTATTGGAAAATCTCGTGTCTCACCTTGAAATCTGTCACGATACCAAG TACATTTCAAACACTTTGAAGCGTTTTCAGACCTTTGTTGCTAACCGACTCAGTCTGATTCCCAAGCTGTCCATTCCGTCACAGTGGCGACATGTCGACACAAAGAGGAATCCTGCTGACATTGCTTCAAGGGGATTGATGccaaatgaaatcaaaaaagCCAAGCTGTGGTTTCATGGATCTGAGTTTCTGTGGAATACCGATGGTCAGTGGCCTGCCAGACCAAGCAGCCTGCCACCTCTGCCAGATGATAATCCAGAGTTGAAGGAAGTGAAAGAGGTCAACTCATTTACAGCCATAATCGGAGACAACAGTTTCAGCAAGCTCCTAAGACGTTACTCACTGTTCCACAAACTG CACTTTCGAAAGAAGAACATTGTTGAACCAAAGCGAGGTTTGATATCGACAATGGAAATGGAAGAGGCCACAAAGGAAATTGTCAGACTCGTTCAAATGGAGTCATTTCCAGCCGTAATCAGGACACTGGGGAAGTGTCAAGAAGAGAACTCACCCAACCAATCCAGGGGGCAATGGGAGAGAGCC CGGGGTCGTCTTCAAAGATCTCAAGTTCCAGATGACATAAAACATCCCATGATACTTCCCAGTCGACACGAGGTGACTGGCCTTGTCATGAACCATTATCATGCCATGCAGGGGCATTGTGGAACATTACATGTATTGGCATCCATCAGAGAGCAGTTTTGGATTGTAAGAGGCCATTCAGCAGTCCAGTATTATCTGAAGCGCTGTCTTCCATGCAGGGTCTGGAAGGCGAAAACAGGAGAACAACTTATGGCACCACTGCCGGGAGCGAGAGTTACACCAGGAAATCGACCATATACTAACACTGAAGTCGACTGCATGGGACCTTTAATGGTGAAACAAGGGCGTAGCCAGGTGAAACGTTATGGATGCATCTTTACTTGCTTGGCTACACGTGCCATTCATATAGAGATCGCATTTTCGTTGGAAACTAGTTCATTCATTAGTGCATATCGAAGATTCATTAATCGATGGGGTTCTTCCACAAAGAAGATTTTTAGCGACAATGGATCCAATTTTGTTGGAGCTGAACGTGAGCTACATCAGGGTATCCAGAGATAG
- the LOC143446338 gene encoding uncharacterized protein LOC143446338 — MNFCNLAMPRKFQKVGQSCNAKRTWYIPHHCCTGGKFRVVYDCAAKYKGTSLNENLLQGPDQTNSLVGVLLRFRQGKIAFTADIKGMFHQVLMDPEDCDALRFLWWPDDDMTKPPADYQMLVHPFGATSSPCCASYALKKVAEDNETSASLETLSTVKQNFYVDDCLKSVDSVEEASQLAQEIGPLPASGGFHLTKYLSNCKELLSAVDQDDLMPSLVNLDLDEIPVERALGVYWNTASHVFEIKVDVKPKPSTRRGILSMMSQVFDPMGYVQPFFLPIKKLMQRLCQINI, encoded by the coding sequence ATGAACTTCTGCAATCTGGCTATGCCAAGAAAGTTCCAGAAGGTAGGTCAGTCTTGCAATGCAAAGAGAACATGGTACATACCTCATCACTGTTGCACTGGAGGGAAATTCAGAGTTGTTTACGATTGTGCTGCAAAGTACAAGGGCACATCACTCAACGAGAACCTGCTGCAAGGTCCAGATCAAACCAACAGCCTAGTAGGAGTATTGTTACGATTCCGCCAAGGAAAAATTGCATTCACTGCGGACATCAAGGGCATGTTCCATCAGGTGTTGATGGATCCTGAAGACTGTGATGCCCTGAGGTTCCTGTGGTGGCCAGATGATGACATGACGAAGCCACCCGCTGACTATCAGATGCTTGTTCACCCATTTGGAGCAACATCTTCACCGTGTTGTGCTAGCTACGCATTGAAGAAGGTAGCTGAGGATAATGAGACTAGTGCCAGTTTGGAAACACTGTCGACtgtcaaacaaaacttttatgtgGATGACTGTCTCAAGTCAGTCGATTCAGTGGAAGAAGCCAGTCAACTTGCACAGGAAATTGGTCCATTGCCTGCCAGTGGAGGATTTCATTTGACGAAATACCTGAGCAACTGCAAGGAATTACTTTCGGCGGTTGATCAAGATGACCTGATGCCATCGCTTGTGAACCTGGATTTAGATGAGATACCAGTGGAACGAGCCCTTGGAGTCTATTGGAATACTGCTTCTCATGTTTTCGAGATCAAAGTAGATGTTAAGCCTAAGCCTTCAACACGTCGAGGAATTCTGTCGATGATGAGTCAAGTTTTTGACCCTATGGGTTATGTTCAGCCCTTTTTCCTGCCAATCAAGAAGTTGATGCAACGACTATGTCAGATAAACATATGA